In Cytobacillus oceanisediminis, the following proteins share a genomic window:
- the radA gene encoding DNA repair protein RadA: MAKRKTKFMCQECGYESPKWMGKCPGCGQWNTMVEEVEKPASTRRGAFAHSQGSAIAAKATPITSIETVSEPRIHTDLIELNRVLGGGIVRGSLVLIGGDPGIGKSTLLLQVSSQLANRKHSVLYISGEESMRQTKLRADRLGVSSDSLLVYSETSLDEISRTIDSVNPDFVIIDSIQTIFHPEVTSAPGSVSQVRECTAELMRIGKTKGIAIFIVGHVTKEGSIAGPRLLEHMVDTVLYFEGERHHTYRILRAVKNRFGSTNEMGIFEMKEFGLEEVANPSEIFLEERSQGAAGSTVVASMEGTRPVLVEIQALISPTSFGNPRRMATGIDHNRVPLLMAVLEKRVGMLLQNQDAYLKVAGGVKLDEPAIDLAIAVSIASSFRDKPTKATDCIIGEVGLTGEVRRVSRIEQRVQEAAKLGFERVILPANNLGGWSAPGGIELIGVSSVGEALKAALGG; encoded by the coding sequence ATGGCTAAAAGAAAAACGAAATTCATGTGCCAGGAATGCGGCTATGAATCACCTAAATGGATGGGAAAATGTCCGGGGTGCGGACAATGGAATACGATGGTGGAAGAGGTGGAGAAGCCTGCTTCAACGAGAAGAGGCGCTTTTGCTCATTCACAGGGTTCGGCCATAGCGGCGAAAGCCACACCGATTACATCCATTGAAACAGTCAGCGAACCCCGCATACATACTGATTTAATAGAATTAAACCGTGTCCTTGGGGGCGGAATTGTAAGAGGCTCCCTTGTTCTTATTGGAGGAGATCCGGGCATCGGGAAATCAACGCTTCTTCTTCAAGTGTCATCACAGCTGGCGAACAGGAAGCATTCTGTTCTCTATATATCAGGGGAAGAATCCATGCGCCAGACGAAGCTGAGGGCTGACCGTTTAGGTGTTTCTTCAGACAGTCTGCTCGTTTATTCGGAAACCAGCCTTGATGAAATCAGCAGAACGATTGATTCAGTGAATCCTGACTTTGTCATTATTGACTCCATTCAGACGATCTTTCACCCGGAAGTGACATCGGCGCCGGGCAGCGTTTCTCAGGTTCGGGAATGTACTGCTGAGCTAATGCGCATCGGCAAAACGAAGGGAATTGCCATTTTTATCGTAGGGCATGTTACAAAGGAAGGCTCCATTGCGGGTCCAAGACTGCTCGAGCATATGGTAGATACCGTTTTGTATTTTGAAGGTGAACGCCATCATACATACAGGATTTTGCGTGCGGTTAAAAACAGGTTCGGATCAACAAACGAAATGGGCATTTTTGAAATGAAGGAATTTGGGCTTGAGGAAGTGGCAAACCCGTCAGAAATTTTCCTGGAAGAGCGGTCACAGGGAGCTGCGGGTTCAACAGTCGTGGCATCCATGGAAGGAACAAGGCCAGTTCTGGTTGAAATTCAGGCGCTGATTTCCCCGACAAGCTTTGGAAATCCAAGACGAATGGCGACAGGAATTGATCATAACCGGGTTCCGCTCCTGATGGCGGTATTGGAAAAACGGGTCGGGATGCTCCTGCAAAATCAAGATGCCTACCTAAAAGTCGCTGGCGGAGTGAAGCTTGATGAACCGGCAATTGATTTGGCCATTGCTGTGAGCATTGCGTCAAGCTTTCGGGATAAGCCAACAAAGGCAACAGACTGCATCATCGGAGAAGTAGGACTCACAGGCGAGGTCAGGAGAGTATCAAGAATAGAACAAAGAGTGCAGGAGGCAGCCAAGCTGGGCTTTGAGCGTGTTATCCTGCCGGCTAACAATCTTGGCGGCTGGAGCGCACCGGGAGGAATTGAACTAATCGGAGTAAGCTCGGTCGGTGAAGCATTAAAGGCTGCGTTAGGGGGATAA
- the disA gene encoding DNA integrity scanning diadenylate cyclase DisA, with protein METKKMGEKTMSEILRFMAPGTPIREGIDNVLRANTGGLIVLGSKEKLSNLVDGGFQINCPFSPSYLYELAKMDGAIILNEEGNKILIANAQLAPDPGVPSTETGMRHRTAERVARQTGALVIAISQRRNVITLYKGHSRYALRDIGVILTKANVAVQTLEKYKVVLEQSIGNLSILEFEELVTYSDILHVFHNIEMVLRIKNELLTYLSELGTEGRLIRLQMNELLMELEREAEWIIKDYAHSRDIDSRAVLVKLQELSKGEMLEDSVILKLLGYNGYIHTEEFKCPRGYRMLNKVPRLPPIIIDNLINRFEEFPNIITATVEELDEVEGIGEVRARKIKEGLKLIKEQVFADRQL; from the coding sequence ATGGAGACTAAAAAAATGGGCGAAAAAACGATGAGTGAAATCCTTCGGTTCATGGCTCCGGGTACGCCTATCAGGGAAGGGATTGATAATGTTCTTCGCGCCAATACAGGCGGGCTGATTGTTTTAGGATCAAAAGAAAAGCTTAGTAACCTTGTTGATGGAGGATTCCAAATTAATTGCCCATTCTCGCCTAGCTATTTGTATGAGCTGGCCAAGATGGATGGAGCCATTATTTTAAATGAAGAAGGTAACAAGATTCTAATAGCTAATGCCCAGCTGGCTCCTGATCCTGGTGTGCCTTCTACCGAAACGGGTATGCGGCACCGGACGGCAGAACGGGTTGCCCGGCAAACAGGTGCATTAGTGATTGCCATTTCCCAGAGGCGCAATGTCATTACACTGTATAAAGGGCATTCCCGCTATGCTCTGCGTGATATTGGCGTCATTTTAACCAAGGCGAATGTTGCCGTGCAGACGCTTGAAAAATATAAGGTCGTTCTTGAACAGAGCATCGGCAACCTGAGCATCCTGGAATTTGAAGAGCTTGTTACATACAGTGATATTCTTCATGTTTTTCATAATATCGAAATGGTTCTGCGCATTAAAAATGAGCTCCTTACCTATTTAAGTGAACTGGGTACTGAAGGAAGGCTGATCCGCCTCCAGATGAATGAGCTGCTGATGGAGCTTGAGCGGGAAGCGGAATGGATAATAAAAGACTATGCTCATTCAAGGGACATCGATTCCAGAGCAGTGCTTGTTAAGCTTCAGGAGCTTTCAAAAGGGGAAATGCTCGAAGACTCTGTTATTCTTAAGCTTCTTGGCTATAACGGGTATATTCATACCGAGGAATTCAAATGCCCCCGCGGCTACCGCATGCTGAATAAAGTTCCCCGCCTTCCGCCGATCATTATTGATAATCTGATTAATCGATTTGAAGAATTTCCGAATATCATCACGGCGACAGTAGAGGAGCTCGATGAGGTAGAAGGAATAGGAGAAGTAAGGGCCAGAAAAATTAAAGAAGGGCTTAAGCTCATAAAAGAGCAGGTTTTTGCGGACCGTCAGCTATAA
- a CDS encoding PIN/TRAM domain-containing protein: MLKRIVQACFLIIGVTLGIFLIPDLLKLISLDDIPLLNNPYVSAILGAIIFYLLTFWAVDHVVNFVRWAEESLVKVPITDIIFGSVGLVFGLVIAFLIGYALNAIEVPILNTVAPIVLTLLFGYLGFQVGFKKRDELLILFSSKKKKSSEEEIEPEAAPKKSLKILDTSVIIDGRIADICQTGFLEGTIVIPQFVLEELQHIADSSDVLKRNRGRRGLDILNRIQKELSINVEIYEGDFEEIQEVDSKLVKLAKLTNGVVVTNDFNLNKVCELQKVAVLNINDLANAVKPVVLPGEEMKVQVIKDGKEQNQGIAYLDDGTMIVVEEGRNYIGKHIDVLVTSVLQTSAGRMIFAKPKLLEKAL; encoded by the coding sequence ATGTTAAAACGTATTGTACAGGCATGCTTCCTTATTATTGGGGTAACGCTGGGTATATTTTTGATTCCTGACTTATTAAAATTAATCAGTTTAGATGACATTCCTCTTTTAAATAATCCATATGTGTCCGCCATTTTAGGTGCTATTATTTTTTATCTTTTAACTTTTTGGGCGGTTGATCATGTCGTCAATTTCGTGAGATGGGCAGAAGAATCACTGGTAAAAGTACCTATAACAGATATTATTTTTGGAAGTGTCGGCCTGGTTTTTGGATTAGTCATTGCTTTTTTAATCGGATATGCCCTAAATGCGATTGAGGTCCCGATTCTGAATACCGTAGCTCCGATTGTGCTGACGCTGCTGTTCGGCTATCTTGGATTTCAGGTTGGCTTTAAAAAGCGGGATGAACTTTTAATTCTATTTTCAAGCAAGAAGAAGAAGAGCAGTGAAGAAGAGATTGAGCCTGAAGCTGCACCTAAAAAATCACTCAAGATCCTTGATACAAGCGTTATCATCGATGGCCGCATTGCTGATATTTGCCAGACGGGCTTTTTGGAAGGCACGATTGTCATTCCGCAGTTTGTACTGGAAGAACTGCAGCATATTGCTGATTCATCAGATGTATTAAAGCGCAACCGCGGCAGAAGAGGATTGGATATTTTAAATCGGATTCAAAAAGAACTTTCCATTAATGTAGAAATCTATGAAGGCGATTTTGAAGAAATCCAAGAGGTGGACAGCAAGCTGGTGAAGCTGGCTAAGCTAACGAATGGCGTCGTTGTGACCAATGATTTTAACTTAAACAAGGTTTGTGAACTGCAAAAAGTAGCAGTCCTTAATATTAATGACCTGGCCAACGCCGTCAAACCCGTTGTGCTTCCAGGAGAAGAAATGAAGGTACAGGTTATTAAGGACGGCAAGGAACAGAATCAGGGGATTGCTTATCTGGATGACGGCACGATGATCGTGGTGGAAGAAGGCAGAAATTATATTGGCAAACATATTGATGTTCTTGTCACAAGTGTATTGCAGACTTCAGCCGGAAGAATGATTTTTGCAAAACCTAAGCTTCTGGAAAAAGCCTTATAA
- the ispD gene encoding 2-C-methyl-D-erythritol 4-phosphate cytidylyltransferase, producing the protein MNYQVILPAAGQGKRMGAGKNKLLLEIGNVPVFIHTLRVFESDPECTGIFLAINPQDEEEMRVLLKKHHITKVAAMVEGGKERQHSVYNAAKASSGEDVVLVHDAARPFITRELLQPLVKAAKEKGAAVLAVPLKDTVKKADGNLITETLERSCLWAVQTPQAFRISSLLDAHRKAEEDGFLGTDDASLIERLGKEVMIVEGSYDNIKLTTPEDIYFAEAIIKKRSNM; encoded by the coding sequence ATGAATTATCAAGTGATTCTCCCGGCGGCCGGGCAGGGGAAAAGAATGGGAGCGGGAAAGAATAAGCTTCTCCTGGAAATCGGGAATGTCCCTGTGTTTATACATACGTTAAGAGTTTTTGAAAGTGACCCGGAGTGCACGGGCATTTTTTTGGCGATTAATCCTCAGGATGAGGAGGAAATGCGCGTTCTGTTAAAAAAGCATCATATTACGAAAGTGGCTGCTATGGTAGAAGGCGGGAAGGAAAGGCAGCATAGCGTCTATAATGCGGCCAAAGCATCTTCAGGTGAGGATGTGGTGCTGGTTCATGACGCTGCCCGCCCTTTTATTACCCGGGAGTTACTGCAGCCGCTAGTGAAAGCAGCCAAGGAAAAAGGAGCGGCTGTTCTGGCAGTGCCGCTGAAGGATACCGTAAAAAAAGCTGACGGAAATTTGATTACAGAAACACTTGAACGTTCCTGCCTCTGGGCTGTTCAAACTCCACAGGCCTTTCGTATTTCTTCCCTGCTTGACGCCCATCGCAAGGCCGAGGAGGACGGTTTTTTAGGAACAGATGATGCCAGCCTCATTGAGCGGTTAGGCAAAGAAGTGATGATTGTTGAGGGAAGTTACGATAATATTAAGCTGACTACGCCAGAAGATATTTATTTTGCGGAAGCAATAATAAAGAAAAGAAGTAATATGTAA
- the ispF gene encoding 2-C-methyl-D-erythritol 2,4-cyclodiphosphate synthase, translating into MFRIGQGFDVHQFAEGRPLIIGGIEIPYEKGLLGHSDADVLLHTVADACLGAIGEGDIGRHFPDTDPEFKDADSAKLLAHVWGIVKEKGYELVNADCTIIAQKPKMAPHIGKMQERIAELLETEKENINVKATTTEKLGFTGRGEGIASQAAVLLKKKENR; encoded by the coding sequence ATGTTTCGGATTGGACAGGGTTTTGATGTTCATCAGTTTGCTGAAGGACGCCCGTTAATTATTGGAGGAATTGAAATACCATATGAGAAAGGGCTGCTGGGGCATTCAGATGCAGATGTCCTGCTTCATACGGTGGCTGATGCCTGCCTTGGGGCAATTGGAGAAGGAGATATTGGACGGCATTTTCCTGATACCGATCCTGAATTCAAGGATGCCGATTCGGCGAAGCTGCTTGCGCATGTGTGGGGAATCGTAAAAGAAAAAGGGTATGAGCTGGTCAATGCAGACTGTACCATCATTGCCCAAAAGCCGAAGATGGCTCCTCATATCGGGAAAATGCAGGAGCGGATTGCAGAGCTTCTGGAAACCGAAAAAGAAAATATTAATGTGAAAGCAACAACTACAGAAAAGCTTGGCTTTACAGGACGGGGAGAGGGAATCGCCTCCCAGGCCGCTGTTTTGCTGAAAAAGAAAGAGAACCGTTAA
- the gltX gene encoding glutamate--tRNA ligase → MSNEIRVRYAPSPTGHLHIGNARTALFNYLFARSKGGKFIIRIEDTDKKRNIEGGEESQLHYLKWLGMDWDESIDQEGEYGPYRQSERNHIYETYYKELLDKGHAYKCYCTEEELEAEREAQSAKGDTPAYSGKCRHLTAEDRAALEAEGRKPSIRFLVPKGRELKFNDMVKGEVSFESEGFGDFVIVKKDGTPTYNFAVTVDDHLMKISHVLRGDDHISNTPKQQMIYEALGWDIPTFGHMTLIVNESRKKLSKRDETIIQFIEQYEELGYLPEALFNFIALLGWSPAGEEEIFSKEEFIDIFDESRLSKSPALFDKQKLEWMNNQYMKKLDQDRLVAISAPHLVKSGKISENWQQENEDWVRSLITLYQEKMSFGAQIAELSELFFTEEMTVDEEAKEVLAEEQVPEVLSAFLQEIDNMAEFKADEIKAAMKAVQKSTGHKGKKLFMPIRSATTGQTHGPDLPQAIELLGKEKVKTRLMSIIG, encoded by the coding sequence ATGTCAAATGAAATCCGCGTCCGCTACGCTCCGAGTCCGACTGGGCATTTACATATCGGAAATGCGAGAACGGCGCTTTTCAACTATTTGTTTGCAAGAAGCAAAGGCGGAAAATTCATCATCCGCATTGAGGATACAGATAAGAAACGGAATATTGAAGGCGGCGAAGAAAGCCAGCTTCACTATTTAAAGTGGCTTGGGATGGATTGGGACGAAAGCATCGACCAGGAAGGCGAATATGGCCCATACCGCCAATCTGAAAGAAATCATATCTATGAAACATACTACAAGGAATTGCTTGACAAAGGGCATGCCTATAAGTGCTATTGTACGGAAGAGGAACTGGAAGCAGAGCGTGAAGCTCAATCTGCAAAAGGTGATACCCCTGCTTATTCAGGAAAATGCCGCCATCTGACAGCGGAAGATAGAGCTGCACTGGAAGCAGAAGGCAGAAAGCCGAGCATCCGTTTCTTAGTGCCAAAAGGCAGGGAATTAAAATTCAATGATATGGTAAAAGGCGAAGTGTCATTCGAATCTGAAGGCTTTGGCGATTTTGTCATTGTCAAAAAGGACGGTACTCCTACCTATAACTTTGCGGTAACAGTGGATGACCACCTTATGAAAATTTCTCATGTCCTGCGCGGTGATGACCATATTTCCAATACTCCTAAGCAGCAGATGATTTACGAAGCATTGGGCTGGGACATTCCGACGTTTGGCCATATGACGCTGATTGTCAATGAAAGCCGCAAAAAACTGAGCAAGCGTGACGAGACGATTATCCAGTTCATTGAACAGTATGAAGAGCTCGGCTACTTGCCGGAAGCGCTCTTTAACTTTATTGCTTTGCTTGGCTGGTCTCCTGCAGGCGAGGAAGAAATCTTCTCCAAAGAAGAATTCATTGATATTTTTGATGAAAGCAGATTATCAAAATCTCCTGCCCTTTTCGATAAGCAGAAGCTTGAATGGATGAATAACCAGTACATGAAAAAGCTTGATCAGGACCGCTTAGTGGCCATTTCAGCCCCTCACCTGGTAAAGTCAGGAAAGATCAGTGAAAACTGGCAGCAGGAAAATGAAGATTGGGTTAGAAGCCTGATCACTCTTTATCAGGAAAAAATGAGCTTTGGCGCTCAAATTGCAGAGCTTTCAGAACTGTTCTTTACAGAAGAAATGACAGTTGATGAAGAAGCGAAGGAAGTTCTGGCTGAAGAGCAGGTTCCTGAAGTGCTGTCTGCTTTCCTGCAGGAAATTGACAATATGGCAGAGTTCAAAGCGGATGAAATTAAAGCGGCCATGAAGGCTGTGCAAAAATCAACAGGCCACAAGGGCAAGAAACTGTTCATGCCAATCCGTTCAGCTACTACTGGCCAAACCCATGGGCCGGATCTGCCGCAGGCCATCGAGCTTTTAGGAAAAGAAAAAGTAAAAACTCGATTAATGAGCATTATTGGTTAA
- the cysE gene encoding serine O-acetyltransferase, with the protein MFARMKEDIEVVFEQDPAARSYLEVVLTYSGLHAVWSHRMAHALFKRKFYFLARVVSQVSRFFTGIEIHPGAKIGRRFFIDHGMGVVIGETCEIGDNVTVFQGVTLGGTGKEKGKRHPTIKDNALIATGAKVLGSITIGENSKIGAGSVVLHEVPPNSTVVGIPGRVKVRDGVKISKDLNHCDLPDPIADRFKELEKELQELKGEVETLRKERSQIHGHSNL; encoded by the coding sequence ATGTTTGCAAGAATGAAGGAAGATATCGAAGTGGTATTTGAACAGGATCCGGCAGCAAGAAGTTATTTGGAAGTAGTATTAACGTACTCAGGATTGCATGCTGTCTGGTCGCACCGCATGGCCCACGCACTTTTTAAGAGGAAGTTTTATTTTCTTGCAAGAGTTGTTTCCCAGGTCAGCCGCTTTTTCACAGGAATTGAAATTCACCCGGGAGCAAAGATCGGCAGACGCTTTTTTATCGACCATGGCATGGGGGTTGTCATCGGGGAAACATGTGAGATCGGCGATAACGTAACTGTTTTCCAGGGTGTGACACTTGGAGGAACCGGGAAGGAAAAAGGCAAGCGGCATCCTACTATTAAGGACAACGCGCTGATTGCAACCGGTGCGAAGGTTTTGGGATCCATTACAATTGGGGAGAATTCTAAGATAGGTGCAGGCTCTGTTGTTCTTCATGAGGTTCCGCCGAACTCAACTGTGGTCGGCATTCCAGGAAGAGTGAAAGTCCGGGATGGTGTGAAAATTAGCAAGGATTTAAATCATTGTGATCTTCCCGATCCAATTGCAGACCGGTTTAAGGAACTGGAGAAGGAGCTGCAGGAATTAAAAGGCGAAGTCGAAACGTTGAGGAAAGAAAGGAGCCAGATTCATGGCCATTCAAATCTATAA
- the cysS gene encoding cysteine--tRNA ligase → MAIQIYNTLTRQKEDFIPIEEGKVKMYVCGPTVYNYIHIGNARPPIVFDTVRRYLEFRGFDVQYVSNFTDVDDKLIRVANELGTDVPSIAERFINAYFEDVSALGCRKADVHPRVTESIDIIIEFIQTLIDKGFAYESEGDVYYHTRKFDEYGKLSHQSIDELRVGARIAVGEKKQDSLDFVLWKAAKKGEIAWESPWGQGRPGWHIECSAMAKKYLGDTIDIHAGGQDLAFPHHENEIAQSEALTGKTFARYWMHNGYINIDNEKMSKSLGNFVLVHDIIQKHDPQVLRFFMLSVHYRHPINYSDELLENTRTGLERIKTSYHNLQHRKEASVNLTDNNQEWLDKITVLHEQFIHDMDDDFNTANAVSILFELSKLANYYLMEKNTAVEVIDAFTKEFETLFDVLGLSLEETNADLLDEEIEKLIEQRQQARKERNFELADKIRDQLKEMNIILEDTPQGIRWKRG, encoded by the coding sequence ATGGCCATTCAAATCTATAATACACTTACTCGTCAAAAAGAAGATTTTATTCCCATAGAAGAGGGAAAAGTGAAAATGTATGTGTGCGGGCCGACCGTTTATAACTATATCCATATAGGGAATGCGCGCCCGCCAATTGTATTTGATACAGTGCGCAGATATCTTGAATTCCGCGGCTTCGATGTTCAGTATGTCTCCAACTTTACTGATGTAGATGATAAGCTGATCCGCGTAGCTAATGAACTTGGAACGGATGTTCCAAGCATAGCGGAACGATTCATTAATGCCTACTTCGAAGACGTTTCTGCACTGGGCTGCAGAAAGGCTGATGTCCACCCTAGAGTGACAGAAAGCATCGATATCATTATTGAGTTTATCCAGACATTGATTGATAAAGGCTTCGCGTATGAATCAGAAGGGGATGTCTATTATCATACCCGTAAGTTTGATGAGTACGGTAAGCTGTCCCATCAGTCCATTGATGAGCTGCGGGTTGGCGCCCGCATTGCCGTCGGCGAAAAGAAACAGGATTCTCTTGACTTTGTTCTTTGGAAAGCAGCGAAAAAAGGGGAAATCGCGTGGGAGAGCCCTTGGGGGCAAGGAAGGCCAGGATGGCATATTGAATGCTCGGCTATGGCAAAGAAATACCTGGGGGACACGATTGATATTCATGCCGGCGGACAGGATCTGGCTTTCCCGCATCATGAAAATGAGATCGCCCAGTCGGAAGCTTTGACAGGCAAAACCTTTGCCCGCTATTGGATGCACAATGGCTATATTAATATCGACAACGAAAAAATGTCAAAATCACTAGGGAATTTCGTCCTGGTTCATGACATTATCCAAAAGCATGACCCGCAGGTTCTAAGATTTTTCATGCTGTCCGTACATTACAGACATCCGATCAACTATAGTGATGAGCTTCTGGAAAATACCCGTACAGGGCTGGAGCGCATTAAAACATCTTATCACAATTTGCAGCACCGCAAAGAAGCAAGTGTGAACCTGACTGATAATAATCAGGAGTGGCTGGATAAAATAACCGTTCTTCATGAACAGTTCATTCATGATATGGATGATGATTTCAATACAGCCAATGCCGTATCTATTTTGTTCGAACTGTCTAAGCTTGCGAATTATTATCTGATGGAGAAAAACACAGCTGTGGAAGTCATCGATGCTTTCACGAAAGAATTTGAAACGCTGTTTGATGTATTAGGCCTTTCTCTTGAAGAAACAAATGCTGACCTTCTGGATGAGGAAATCGAAAAGCTGATTGAGCAGAGGCAGCAGGCCAGAAAAGAGCGCAATTTTGAACTGGCAGACAAAATCCGCGATCAGCTGAAAGAAATGAACATTATCCTTGAAGATACACCGCAGGGAATCAGATGGAAAAGAGGCTAA
- a CDS encoding Mini-ribonuclease 3, which translates to MLHYENKIDEKQLNSLAMAYMGDAVFETYIRHHLLQNGRVRPHFLHKEATRYVSAKAQSIIIHELIDSERLTEEELAVVRRGRNAKSGSVPKNTDVQTYRYSTAFESLIGYLFLSKRQERMEELILESIHLVEKRKGGAAK; encoded by the coding sequence ATGCTTCACTATGAAAACAAAATAGATGAAAAACAATTGAATAGTCTTGCCATGGCGTATATGGGGGATGCGGTATTTGAAACCTATATACGCCACCATCTCCTTCAAAATGGACGGGTTCGGCCCCATTTCCTCCATAAGGAGGCAACCCGGTATGTTTCTGCAAAAGCCCAGTCCATAATCATTCATGAATTAATTGATTCTGAACGGCTGACGGAGGAAGAACTGGCCGTAGTCCGCAGGGGACGAAACGCAAAGTCCGGTTCGGTGCCGAAAAATACCGATGTCCAAACATACAGATACAGCACAGCTTTTGAATCTCTCATCGGCTATCTGTTTTTGTCAAAAAGACAGGAGCGGATGGAAGAACTGATTCTGGAATCCATACATTTAGTTGAGAAAAGGAAAGGAGGAGCGGCAAAATGA
- the rlmB gene encoding 23S rRNA (guanosine(2251)-2'-O)-methyltransferase RlmB, with protein sequence MSQDFIIGKNPVIEALKSERDINKIFIAEGSQSGQMQQVIGLAKSAGVLVQFVPKKKIDGMAEGNHQGVIAQVAAYQYAEIDDLFAAAEKKNEAAFFLLLDEIEDPHNLGSIMRTADAVGAHGIIIPKRRAVGLTATVAKASTGAIEYIPVVRVTNMARTIDELKERGVWIAGTDAKGKQDYRQMDGTMPIGLVIGSEGKGMGRLIRDKCDFLINLPMAGHVTSLNASVAAALLMYEVYRKRHPLEG encoded by the coding sequence ATGAGCCAGGATTTTATCATCGGGAAGAATCCCGTTATTGAAGCATTAAAGTCAGAGAGGGATATTAATAAGATTTTTATTGCAGAAGGTTCGCAGAGCGGGCAGATGCAGCAGGTAATCGGTTTGGCGAAGTCAGCCGGGGTACTGGTCCAGTTCGTTCCCAAGAAAAAAATAGATGGGATGGCAGAGGGGAATCATCAGGGTGTCATCGCACAGGTTGCTGCCTATCAATACGCAGAAATCGATGATTTGTTTGCTGCCGCAGAAAAGAAAAATGAAGCAGCATTTTTCTTGCTTCTGGATGAAATTGAAGATCCGCATAATCTAGGGTCCATCATGAGAACGGCTGATGCAGTCGGGGCACATGGGATCATTATTCCGAAAAGGAGAGCTGTCGGGCTGACGGCAACAGTAGCTAAAGCATCAACAGGAGCGATCGAGTATATCCCGGTTGTCCGTGTTACCAATATGGCCAGGACGATTGATGAATTAAAGGAAAGAGGCGTCTGGATCGCCGGTACGGATGCAAAGGGGAAACAAGACTACCGCCAGATGGATGGGACGATGCCTATAGGTCTTGTAATTGGAAGCGAAGGTAAAGGGATGGGCCGCCTGATTCGGGATAAATGTGATTTCCTCATTAACCTGCCGATGGCTGGACACGTTACTTCCCTTAACGCATCAGTGGCTGCTGCGCTGCTCATGTATGAGGTTTATCGGAAACGGCATCCGCTTGAGGGATAG
- a CDS encoding NYN domain-containing protein has product MDILLVDGYNIIGAWPELRELKNKDLSSARDRLIEKMAEYQGYSGYRVIVVFDAHYVKGTEKKFKDSKIEVIFTRNNETADERIEKLAIDLSNIKTQIHVATSDFTEQWVIFGQGALRKSARELLNEMNLIESSIEKKVKKIQQKKPVSKIPLSDEVAEIFEKWRRGGQ; this is encoded by the coding sequence ATGGACATCCTTCTTGTTGACGGATACAACATAATTGGTGCTTGGCCAGAACTCAGGGAGCTCAAAAACAAGGATTTATCGTCAGCCAGAGACCGCCTGATTGAAAAAATGGCCGAGTACCAGGGATATTCCGGGTACAGAGTGATTGTCGTGTTTGATGCCCATTATGTAAAGGGCACGGAAAAAAAGTTTAAGGATTCAAAGATCGAAGTTATTTTTACAAGAAATAATGAAACGGCCGATGAACGCATTGAAAAATTGGCTATCGATCTCAGCAATATTAAAACCCAAATTCATGTGGCAACCTCCGATTTCACAGAGCAATGGGTCATATTTGGCCAGGGAGCCCTAAGGAAATCAGCAAGGGAGCTGCTTAATGAAATGAATTTGATTGAAAGCAGCATCGAAAAAAAAGTAAAAAAAATTCAGCAGAAAAAGCCTGTATCCAAGATACCTCTCAGTGATGAAGTGGCAGAAATTTTTGAAAAATGGCGCAGAGGAGGCCAATGA